The window CGGATAGCGTGAGACCACATGGGCGAATAAAGCAAAGACAAAAAAAACAAGCAAAGAATCACCAGTCGGCCCACGGCTGTCAGCGACACAATAAAGAATGCAACATGTGCATCATTCATTAAAAGTCGCATAGCGTAGCGTAGGAGCACGAACCTCCTCAACTCGCTCCACACGAAAGCCCACAAAGCCGAAACTCTCTCTCTCGAGCAGCCCAAAAAAACAAGTCACCCGTCCAGATCCCCCAAGTCCACCCATCCGAGATCTCCCAAATCCACCCACCCGACcaagccatggccggcggcgacgaggaggccacgacggcgctgctgccgccgccggcgGGGTCGGCGGAGGCGGAGCACCCTCCCCCACCGCCGGCCGACCGGCTCGGGGTCGGCTACCTCATCTTCTTCACGCTCGGCGCGGGGTTCCTGCTCCCCTGGAACGCCTACATCACCGCCGTCGACTACTTCTCCTACCTCTACCCGGGCGCGCCCGTCGACCGCGTCTTCTCCGTCTCCTACATGCTCTCCTGCCTCCTCCCGCTGCTCCTCATCGTGCTCGTCTTCCCCAAGTCCAGCGCCCCGGCCCGCATCAACACCGGGCTCACCCTCTTCACGCTCGCGCTCCTCGTCGTGCCCGTCATGGACGCCGTATACGTCAGGGGCACGCCGCGCCTCTACGGCGCCTTCGACGTCACCGTCGCTGCCACCGTCATGTGCGGCGTCGCCGACGCGCTCGTGCAGGGCGGGGTCATCGGCTTCGCCGGGGAGCTCCCCGAGCGCTACATGCAGGCTGTCGTCGCCggaactgccgcttcaggtccccCTTTATTTACCTCTGTTTTCTTCCCGTTCGCTTGTTTTTGCCCTGTAGTTAGCTCTCTGAATTGCCCCTAGACTAGAAACTGGTTTGGTTGTTTGTTCAGAAATCAGGCAGCATACAGACATATCGAGATGAAGAGTTTGAGAGTATAAACTGAGAATGCAGCAGGTACTATAAAATCTGTTAGAACCAACCAATAAGTGGTTTCAAATTTCAGTGGAGCATATATAGATTGTGCTTTGCCGACTTTGGAACTTGCTAGCACCTACTTTGTTTGTGAAAATATCTGAGGCATATATTAGGATCTATGTGATGGGCTGATGCTAGATGCATTGTCTTCATGATTTGTGTTCCACAGGTGTACTTGTCTCAGCGCTTCGAGTGATCACAAAAGCGAGCTTCCCTCAGGACCCCAATGGGCTAAGGCAAAGCGCAATCCTGTATTTCATGGTTGGCATGGTGGTCATGATCATCTGCATAGTGTGCTACAACGTGGCGCGCAGACTCCCGGTCGTGGTGTACTACAAGAACATCAAGCAGAGGGCTCAGAAGGCAGAGGTGGGTGGTGGCATGACGGGGCCTGCCTGGAGGTCGACCCTGTGGAGCATCGTCGGGACAGTGAAGTGGTACGGGATAGGAGTAGTTCTCATCTACGCGGTCACCCTGTCCATATTTCCGGGGTTCATCACGGAGGACGTGCACTCGGAGGCGCTCAAGGACTGGTACCCAATCATGCTCATCAGCGCATACAACGTGTTTGATCTCATCGGCAAGTGCCTGCCGGCCATCTACCTCCTGCAGAACTCCAATGTTGCGGTTGCCGGTTCGTTCGCGAGGCTCCTGTTCTATCCTCTCTTCTATGGCTGCCTGCACGGACCCAGCTACTTCCGCACCGAGATCCCGGTCACCGTGCTGACGTGCCTTCTCGGGCTCACCAACGGGTACCTGACCTCCGTGCTCATGATCCTCGCGCCCAAGGCCGTGCCCATACACCACTCCGAGACCGCGGGGATCGTCATAGTGCTGTTCCTTGTGGTTGGGCTGGTCGTCGGTTCGTTTGTCGCTTGGTTTTGGGTCATCTGAATGCATGGCCATCTGCCGATGTATTTCGTATCTGTGTACCATAGCACGATGTTTCTTGCTGATGCTTCATTTTGCCCACCAAAGGGTATGTAATTTGTTAGTTTTACATGCTGTGCAGATGTATGTAAATTTCCATTTCATGAAAAGAATGTCTATTGTTCATATTAATTCCTCAGCCCTGGATCTTATGAACTTTCCTtattactctctctgttcctaaatataagtagatttcactatggaccacatacggattaaaatgcatctatatacatagtGGAATCTCAGGAAGGGGGGAGTATTATTTTTCATTTATTGGCACGCCCTGGATCCCCATCTGCTACCCTGCTCTCTTCTTCTACCCCTTCCCTggctccccttcttcctcttccattCCCTTGCCCCTGTTCGTCCTCTGCCCAGCATTGGTTCAGGAGCAAAAGTTCAGAGCGGATGCATTGATGGATTTATACAGAGTAAGTAGCTATGCCACAGGTTACAATGCCGTTGCTTCACTTAATATTGCTACTTATGACCGTGGGAACCATATGATTCTAAGTTCTGTAGTTCTATACCATAATTTTCCTTAAGTCCTCTCTCTGTACATATATTTGGTCACTCATAGCTTACGCTTTCTTTTAGCAGTCAGACATGAAGTCGAAGAA is drawn from Triticum dicoccoides isolate Atlit2015 ecotype Zavitan chromosome 6B, WEW_v2.0, whole genome shotgun sequence and contains these coding sequences:
- the LOC119323181 gene encoding equilibrative nucleotide transporter 1-like isoform X2, whose product is MGTAEDQICEQAATMDELEATLHLVLSGLTTTAEVVKHASATAAQTTSACQELRMTADRLLKSQDSVVWVVNNIDARVEGIGARLTALESLSPSATPKHHGPDGNREEAEHQDTAPQRVLGNGVLVSALRVITKASFPQDPNGLRQSAILYFMVGMVVMIICIVCYNVARRLPVVVYYKNIKQRAQKAEVGGGMTGPAWRSTLWSIVGTVKWYGIGVVLIYAVTLSIFPGFITEDVHSEALKDWYPIMLISAYNVFDLIGKCLPAIYLLQNSNVAVAGSFARLLFYPLFYGCLHGPSYFRTEIPVTVLTCLLGLTNGYLTSVLMILAPKAVPIHHSETAGIVIVLFLVVGLVVGSFVAWFWVI
- the LOC119323181 gene encoding equilibrative nucleotide transporter 1-like isoform X1, translating into MAGGDEEATTALLPPPAGSAEAEHPPPPPADRLGVGYLIFFTLGAGFLLPWNAYITAVDYFSYLYPGAPVDRVFSVSYMLSCLLPLLLIVLVFPKSSAPARINTGLTLFTLALLVVPVMDAVYVRGTPRLYGAFDVTVAATVMCGVADALVQGGVIGFAGELPERYMQAVVAGTAASGVLVSALRVITKASFPQDPNGLRQSAILYFMVGMVVMIICIVCYNVARRLPVVVYYKNIKQRAQKAEVGGGMTGPAWRSTLWSIVGTVKWYGIGVVLIYAVTLSIFPGFITEDVHSEALKDWYPIMLISAYNVFDLIGKCLPAIYLLQNSNVAVAGSFARLLFYPLFYGCLHGPSYFRTEIPVTVLTCLLGLTNGYLTSVLMILAPKAVPIHHSETAGIVIVLFLVVGLVVGSFVAWFWVI